The following nucleotide sequence is from Primulina tabacum isolate GXHZ01 chromosome 2, ASM2559414v2, whole genome shotgun sequence.
TCAAAGAACTCATGATATCACGTCTGCGAGAAGGGGCCTCGATCCATGAGCATGGCGTGAGGatgattgggcttattgaaAAGTTAGTGGGCCTGGACCTTGTTATCCCCAATCAGTTATCCACGAACATTCTACTGTTGTCGCTGCCATCGTCGTTTGATgggtttgtggtgaacttcaatatgaacaagttgGAGGCAAGCCATCAAGAGTTGGTCAACATGCTGACTAGTTATGAAGCCACCATCGAAAAGGAAAAACATGTTTTGTTCGTTGGCTCTTCGTCTGGGACGAAAAAGGGGCCAAAAGGGAAGGGCAAGAAGCGTTCTCGTCCTTCCAAGACAAACAAACCCAACAAGAAGCGAGTGGCAAACACTTCTAAGGGGCCCGAAAAGCCTAACAAGGGAGAAGACGTTTGCTTCCACTGCAAAAATCCTGGACACTTGATGCGCAATTGGAAGGAATATCTctcccagaagagttctggcaatggtatgttctatattgaaataaatgtgtcaattaattcaacttcttgattATTGGATACGGGATGCATGTGGATCTCATCTTTGCAATAATTTGCAGGTGATGACAAGAAGTAGAAGACTCAGGAGGGTGAGACCTTCataaggatgggcaatggagcaagagttgcggCGATAGCCATAGGGGAcgtttatttaatattagacaataattttaagttacttTTGAGAGACGTTTTGTTTGTTCCAGATTtagttaaaaaaattgtttctattactatgcttgataaagatggattttcttgtttatttagcaaagatgTTTGCAATATtaacaagaatgaatgtttgattagaACATGTGAAATACAAAACGACCTCTAtatcttaaaaataaaagatattccaAACAAACATTAAACACGATAACAACAAcgacaaacaaaagaaaacaagatagtaTAAACCAAGCACAATTGTGGCACGCTaggctaggacatatttccccaAAAAAGATGCACGAGCTAGTGGGAGAGGGCATGTTTGACTCGTCACACATAAACTCTCTAGAGACATGtgagtcctgtctgaaaggaaaaaaGACCAAAGCCCCTTTCCTAGAAaaagtggaacgtgcacatgatctGTTGGAAATGATCCATACAGATGTGTGAGGCTCGCTAAGTGTTAGCATGAGATTTGgccaatcctacttcattacctttactgatgatcactcgaggtatgagtatgtgtatttaagaaatacaagtctgaagcccttgaaaaattaaaagaattcAGTGTAGAAGTAAAGAAACAACCAAGAAAGAATATTAAAACACAACGATCACATCGATGTGGAAAATACTTGAGTAGTgagtttcaagactaccttaaagAGAGTTGGATTCTCTCGCACTGGACTCCTCCTGCCACACCCCAATTGAATGGCGTGTCAGAACGTCGTAATCGGACATTAATGGACATGGTCCGATCTATGATGCGGTTCACTGAATTGCCACCATCCCTATGGGGATATACGCTTGAAACATCGGCAAAGTTCTTTAATCAATTCCATACAAAGACAGTGTAAAAAACTCCATAttagatatggatgggaaagccacccaaatattcttacctaAGAATATGAGGAtgccctgcttacgtgaagcaagcagtgggagacaaattggatagtagagccaatttgtgttattttgtgggatatccaaagaactctattggatattacttctattatCCTAGTGAAACAAGGGTGTTAAATTTCAAGGAATGCCATCTTCTTAGATAAAGAGTTTCTATTTGATAGAAAAAGCGGGATGATAGAATTCGATGAAATTTGAGAACCACCTACTACAAAAATTGCAGAACCCATACCCCAACAGCCAATCAAAGAAATACGAACTCTTAGAAGATCCGAAAGGATCTCAAGGCCGCCTAATAGGTTgagcctgcttcttgaagagggccaacgTGAGCCCAATCTTGGATCTGATCCAAGAAATTTCGAGGAAGCAttgtctgatgccgattcatctaaatgTCTTGAAGCCATGTAGTCCgagatggactccatgtattcgaaacaagtatggtccttagtagatccaTCTGAGGGAATTTTTCCAATCTGAtacaaatggatttacaaaaggaaactaggagcggatgggaaggtggtgaccttcaaagctagaTTAGTAGCAAAAaaatatactcaaaggcaagttATTGAcaatgaggaaaccttttctccagtcgcaatgttcaagtccattaggatactgctagccgtagcagcatggtatgactatgaaatatggcagatggatgtgaaaacatcgttccttaatggggatattaaggaagagatttacatgtctcaacttgaaggattcacatcagtaggaagtgagcataaagtatgcagacttcagagatccatttatggactcaaataggcatcaaggagttggaacctcagatttgacagcactatcaaagagtttgattttgccaaaaatcctgaggaaccttgtgtatacaagaaggttagtgggagtaCAGTGACAttctagtactttatgttgatgacatactactcattgggaatgatgtagggatgctGCAATCAATTAAAGTATGGTTATCTGGTAAGTTCTCCATGAAAGATATGGGAGAAGCAacatatgtattaggaatacagatctatagggatagatcaaagaggatgctagggCTCGCTCAATCcacatatatcgataccatactgaggagattctctattgaggagtccaagagaggatatctctcaatgtttcatggtgtgaatctatccaagtctatgtgccctaagactgatgaagagatgaAAACCTTGAGCCGCATTCCATATGTGTCTGCCATAGGcagtattatgtatggtatgatatctactcgacctAATATTGCATATTCATTGAGTGTTGCAAGCCGGTATCAGTAGAATCCCGGTCCACCGCATTTGAAAGCAgtgaaggacattcttaagtaagtacttgagaagaactaagaatttgttttTGGTATACGGGAGTGGAGAACTAAAGTTgtaaggctacactgattctagatttcaatcagatgtggatgattcgaaatcgacctctagattgtattcaagctcaatggtggtcctgtctcttggaagagttccaagcaagacaccacagcGGATACAACCACTGAGACCGAATACATAGTGCATCGGCTATAGCAAAGGAGGGTGTTTAGGATaaggaatttcatccaagagttgggtgtcattcctcaaATAGTTGATCCAGTCCCAGTCTACTGTGAAAACACCAGGTGCCGtagcgcaagcaaaggaaccgaggtctcatcagcgatccaaacatatactaaggaagttccacataatccgAGAGATTGTGAGAAGAGGTGATATTTTGGTAGAGAGAGTCGTCTCCGCAGAtaacgttgctgatccactgacgaagcccctgccaggaccattgtttgataAGCATCATGAAGCAATGAGTCTAAGATCTATAggtagttggctatagggcaagtgggagattgttagagtaggtgcccggcaagccaacttgttgCTCTGGTTTTATTGACTCTGATAtataacaatatttattttaataatattttactattttattcgattatgacattatactttatttgtatacccgtgcaagctgcatagataaagtccttgaatatacaataggtaccattaAACTTGTAATGCCCAATATTGTAGGTTGATCAAATGAAATTATGAAGAGTTGCATGAGGTATAGACCGCACCTGCACAGCAAaacataccgcacccgcggagTGGTGGCAGAAAGTTAGAGTTTGATTTCGAGtggacaccgcacccgcggttgatagGCAGAAAGTTAGAGTTTTGCACACGAACCaacaccgcacccacggtgtaaaaagggaccgcacccgcggtcgtctcTTTTTAAAATCTGGATGGAATGCCGTGatcttagcgcacccgcggtccggaaggagcgcacccgcggtgctctgtgagagaaatccaccttgaagtattatgttgacacatggcatgtgaTATATAAACTTTGTATTGCTGTCATTCTTCAGCATCTTCCAAGCAGGAACCGAGAGAGACCCTCAAGAATTCCTTCATGCTTCATTTtcttagaaattgatttgtgcaagatttatctattcaaatttcaatccaagcatagattcttgctcctctcatcaagtACTATCAAAGGATGTTAGTATTGTTAGATTTCAGCACGATTCAGATTTCAGAAGTTAGGGAAATTATGATATCATGGTTATGATATGTGCTTAAGATTCTAGCCATTGTAGaaatgcaaccggatcgaagaaatgatatCGTATTGTGATTATTGTGAATTCCAGCATATGTTGAGTtaagaatatgcagattttgagagtatGATGTGTATATGGTGTTGCTTATTCATTGTGAGAGTTGATtatttttgatgaattgattggtatcgagaaattacgccgTTATGTCGTCAAATGTATCAAGACTGATTATTGATACATacatgtgttgaattgagttgtggattgatattgtacattccaacatttttgttTCAGAGTTGATCTTGACAGATTTGGCATCGAGAATTCGATTACGACAAAGACTgtgcaacgaaaggtataattcatgtgaattcgggaagatacaactcaaatgagattcgatttgagtttcccaaaatcacatacttgttatgtttgtactttatattgaattatatatatgtactgagataggagagtcattggtagatatgccaattttctaaacgttcggtgatatcgaggcataggggaagattcactcctattgtagaattcgatacagacaggaccgaagtttaggaataagatgtaacgccaccccgattggaaAAGtcggtgggagacctgttacatcttattcacaccgggatccctagaaatagatatgaattgaatcaaagatatgagtttgaattacattgcttgacttattctgattatgttttatagtctataagatgtgttgttgttgattacatccatgatagtatgttaatgatttatattgtgtatatgcatgtatacatgttttgtggggacccgtacgctaatcatcttcttaatcatctttgggatttaattatcaattaaactaaacagggtctaaaaatttttcttttaaaacacaagtgcggagcgtaatggaatgtaactaatatacatctcagtatataagtacaataatgtacaacaattatttaaactagtctaaggttcaactactaaatttcaagtattaaaccatgtctacaataagtccggaatcaccactctaaactcgtcttctctcatcatcttcttgaccccgatcatgtcccacctgttgtcatgcacacatacagaacaagacaacagccggatactccggtgagaataaatcccagtataaaacatggtagacatgcatataaacaatataaatcataaagcatattatcatgcataaataacaataggtttcatagtctatgaaaccaaatcaaaataagcatgcagtaacaatgggttccataatctctgaaaccaaaataaaataagtctgcaactcaattcaattcatatcttgacttgACTCGattctaactctagggatcccggtgtgaataagacgtcactgtctgtcacctaccctcccaatcggggtgacggtacgtcttattcctagacttcgatcctgtctatatcgaatgtctacaatcggaggaaatctgctcctatgcgtcgataccaccgaacatctagaaatttggcaaatctgccaatgactcttctatcttaaatgcttgaatatacatctataaacaaagcataatcataacaaaatataaacaacaatctagtatgtgattttgttgggaaactcaaattgaatcttatttgagttgtgtcttcccaaaacaaaacatgaattatacctttgtcttcccggtctgacgaagacgaagtcttgtattccaatctgttcATACCTAGtctagcaatgacaatcgcataaatacaatatcaatatataattcgattcaaaacctgttctgatcaatactcaaatcagtatataatctgatctatatctgaacaaggtacaatctaattcatatcaacgatatcacgatacaatcgagatcattactgaatctgatcattctaaatcaactgatgtttcgactggcataacaatacagtttcgatatccccgtcaatctcaacatcacagatataatatcagaattcataatcagtatcagtacaattcataatctcaatatcagtacacttaaaatcagtaacaacacaactctgatgtCAAATTTCagtcaatatctttcgaaaatcataacaattgcataaccagtctattctttaatctgatttcaattatacaatgtctactgtaacagaaacatcatattcgattcatattcaattctgataatatcataatttctaaTCATGTCTAATCGTAACAAAACTTATGTctagttgtagctgtcgtcgctaggaactcggtattGTACTCGGATTTCAATTCAAACGGACGGATTTCCAAACTCTTCAATCCCAAATCGAAATCCTACCTCAGAGTCTTTTTCTCGATTCTTTACCTTAATTCTAAAGAAGGAATCGGTTGTATACGTATATATATTACATGCAAGATAAGAAAACGTGGCACACTCCtttgtgcagcacgtctcgcgcatatgcgcgaccaccatCGGCGCATCTGCGCGAGACACAATTCCTTGGCGCGTGTCTCGGCAgttctctcgcgcatatgcgcgagacacaattCCTTGGCGCGTGTCTCGGCAgttctctcgcgcatatgcgcgtcactcttccgcgcacatgcgcccaaggttctggacgttccgcgcatgtgcgcgtattcaagccgtgcatgtgcgcgcatggttctgtcttcctcgcgcatgtgcgcccatacatgtcgcgcatgtgcgcggggactcttccttgcacctcatgtcaaatcttttttcggctctcccggtctgatccgttccgtttataatcatctcaattaataaataaatcatttcagattaatctcagattacagtaataaaatctcgggccttacatttctccccctcttag
It contains:
- the LOC142537592 gene encoding uncharacterized protein LOC142537592; its protein translation is MIGLIEKLVGLDLVIPNQLSTNILLLSLPSSFDGFVVNFNMNKLEASHQELVNMLTSYEATIEKEKHVLFVGSSSGTKKGPKGKGKKRSRPSKTNKPNKKRVANTSKGPEKPNKGEDVCFHCKNPGHLMRNWKEYLSQKSSGNGDDKK